The following are encoded in a window of Leptotrichia trevisanii DSM 22070 genomic DNA:
- a CDS encoding ATP-binding protein, with product MVKRTEYLEKLKKIKDMQIIKVITGVRRCGKSTLLSQFRNFLIESGVLEEQIISINFEDLKFEDLKDYKLLYQYINERLVPNKKNYIFIDEIQEVENFQRAVDSLFIKDNTDIYITGSNAMMLSGELATLLSGRYIEISILPLSFSEYLKLDEIQDIRQSWNKYFENGGFPYATQINDDDIRKDYLMGIYNTVLLKDIVARNKVQDITLLESVVKFLFENIGNIVSPKKIADTLVSYGRKTTSSTVENYIEALKSSFILYKAGRYDIKGKQHLKSLEKYYIVDIGLRKLLINKKHSDIGHILENIVYLELIRRGYTVYIGKIGDLEIDFIAERNNEREYYQVSATILDENTFKREITPLKKVKDNFQKFIISMDEINLSEDGINHLNILDFLQNTVQNK from the coding sequence ATGGTTAAAAGAACTGAATACTTGGAAAAATTGAAAAAAATAAAAGATATGCAGATAATAAAGGTTATCACAGGCGTTAGGCGGTGCGGAAAATCTACATTACTATCTCAATTTAGAAATTTTTTAATAGAATCTGGTGTCTTGGAAGAACAGATAATTTCCATAAATTTTGAGGATTTAAAGTTTGAAGATTTAAAAGATTATAAATTATTGTATCAATATATAAACGAAAGACTTGTACCTAATAAAAAAAATTATATATTTATTGATGAAATTCAGGAAGTTGAGAATTTTCAAAGGGCAGTGGACTCTTTGTTTATAAAGGATAACACAGATATTTATATAACAGGCTCCAATGCGATGATGTTATCTGGCGAATTGGCAACACTGCTTTCAGGCAGATATATTGAAATATCCATATTGCCCTTATCTTTTTCTGAATATCTTAAATTGGATGAAATACAGGATATTAGACAGTCTTGGAATAAATATTTTGAAAATGGCGGATTTCCTTATGCGACACAAATAAATGATGATGACATAAGAAAAGACTATTTAATGGGAATATACAACACAGTTTTGCTAAAAGATATAGTTGCAAGAAATAAAGTACAGGACATTACTTTGCTTGAATCTGTAGTAAAATTTCTATTTGAAAACATTGGAAATATTGTTTCACCAAAAAAAATAGCTGATACACTTGTTTCTTATGGCAGAAAAACGACATCTTCTACCGTTGAAAATTATATAGAAGCCTTGAAATCGTCGTTTATATTGTACAAAGCTGGACGTTATGACATAAAAGGAAAACAGCATTTAAAATCGCTGGAGAAATATTACATAGTTGACATAGGATTGAGAAAACTGCTTATAAATAAAAAGCATAGTGATATTGGTCATATTTTGGAAAATATAGTTTATTTGGAATTGATTAGGCGTGGATATACTGTGTATATTGGTAAAATTGGAGATCTGGAAATAGATTTTATAGCAGAACGAAATAATGAAAGAGAATATTATCAAGTGTCAGCAACGATACTTGATGAAAATACATTCAAGAGAGAGATAACGCCATTAAAGAAAGTAAAGGATAATTTTCAGAAGTTTATAATTTCGATGGATGAAATAAATTTGAGCGAAGATGGAATAAATCATCTAAATATTTTAGATTTTCTGCAAAATACAGTACAAAACAAATAA
- the hisC gene encoding histidinol-phosphate transaminase, whose amino-acid sequence MSKFWNDKIKEIEPYTPGEQPKDKKYIKLNTNENPYPPSSKVIEKIKSMNLEDLKLYPDPDVTELGKVIAEYFSNKINDKVTHKQVFIGNGSDEVLAFIFMTFFNTEDKVYYPDITYSFYPVYADLFNVKEVKIPLNDSFEIEIQKYFGLDGHIIITNPNAPTSIALKLDEIEEIVKNNPNQLVIVDEAYVDFGAESAVKLINKYDNVLVVQTFSKSRSMAGIRLGYALGSENIIEGLNRLKFSFNSYTIDRISIEAGIESFNDDEYFEKTNAKIIQTREKTVEKLKKLGFKVLNSSANFIFISHNKVFAGDLYKQLKENGVLVRYFAKDRIDNYLRVTIGTDEEMGIFIEKLEDLLEK is encoded by the coding sequence ATGAGTAAATTTTGGAATGATAAAATAAAGGAAATAGAGCCTTATACACCGGGAGAACAGCCGAAAGACAAAAAATATATTAAACTTAATACAAATGAAAATCCTTATCCGCCATCATCAAAAGTTATAGAAAAAATAAAATCTATGAATTTGGAAGATTTGAAATTGTATCCAGATCCAGATGTAACGGAGCTTGGAAAAGTTATTGCTGAATATTTTTCTAATAAAATAAACGATAAAGTTACACATAAGCAGGTGTTTATTGGAAATGGATCGGATGAAGTTCTGGCATTTATTTTTATGACATTTTTTAATACGGAAGATAAAGTGTATTATCCAGATATTACATACAGTTTTTATCCAGTTTATGCCGATTTATTTAATGTAAAGGAAGTCAAAATTCCTTTAAATGATAGTTTTGAAATTGAAATTCAAAAATATTTTGGCTTGGATGGGCATATAATTATTACAAATCCGAATGCACCAACTTCGATTGCTTTGAAATTGGATGAAATTGAAGAAATAGTAAAAAATAATCCGAATCAGCTGGTTATCGTTGACGAGGCGTATGTTGACTTTGGGGCAGAAAGTGCTGTAAAATTAATAAATAAATACGATAACGTTCTTGTAGTTCAGACGTTTTCAAAATCACGTTCTATGGCGGGAATACGGCTTGGATATGCACTTGGCTCTGAAAATATAATTGAAGGGCTGAACAGGCTAAAATTTTCATTTAACTCATACACGATTGACAGAATTTCAATTGAAGCTGGAATTGAGTCGTTTAATGATGATGAATATTTTGAAAAAACTAATGCTAAAATTATTCAGACTAGAGAAAAAACAGTTGAAAAATTGAAAAAATTAGGATTTAAAGTGTTAAATTCGAGTGCTAATTTTATTTTTATTTCTCACAACAAAGTTTTCGCAGGTGATTTGTATAAACAGCTAAAAGAAAATGGAGTTTTAGTAAGATATTTTGCAAAAGATAGGATTGATAATTATTTGAGGGTTACGATTGGTACGGATGAGGAAATGGGGATTTTTATTGAGAAATTGGAAGATTTGTTGGAAAAATAA